AATGGTCTTTTATAAATCCAATAAATCATGTCATCAAATGAACCTAGAATCAGAATGTATGAAAGCAAAGGGATGATAACTACACCTGCTCCTGCCAACGACCATTTTATTTTAGATAAGAGGGGTTTTACCCGGAAGTCTGAATTCTCCAAAAGCAATAAAAGATATGGAATAAGAAAGAATATGCTTTGTTGACGAATCATTGCTGCCATGCCAAAAGCAAGTCCTGAATATATCAGATGCTTATTGGAACCTGATAAGTTATTTAGAAGAAGAAAATAATAGCTTAGAAGGATAAAAAAAATAAGAAAAAATTCACTCATCAATGCGAATCCTAACAGTATAGGAGACATGCAGAAAATCAATATAAAAATCGCAGAAATCAATCCTGCAGCCTGACTTCTGAATAACAGAACCACACTCTTGTAAAGAATTAAAGCGATACCAAATTGAAGTAAAATAAGTCCTGTGTGGAGTAACGGAGTGCTAAAACCGAATATTAAGTGAAAAATTCCATAAATCAGAAAGATTCCCGGTGGTTTGATTTCATAAAAATCCACATAAGGTATTTTGCCATTGACAAAACAATATCCGGAGTATAATAAAGATCCTTCATCTCTGTCTAATGGCACACTGAGATATCCCGACTTATAAAATAAGAAAATCAATATTGTGGCTGCCAACAAAAATTTTCCAATAGTCAGAAGGTAAATAGAGATGGTCGGTTGCCTTTGGTCTATTTCTTTTGGTTTGGGGTGTGTGTTCTTTTTTTTCATGGTGAATATTATTTCACGCAGATTTGTAAATACTTATTTTAAGACAGATAGAAACATTTATTCTTCATCTTCCGAATGTATGCCTTCATTCATCATTTTCCAAAGCGTATCCTTTAATTCTATAAGACCAAATCTGGTCACCGATGAGATAAATTGATAAGGAATATCGACTTTAATTTCTTTTTTCAACCATCCGACTATTTCACTATCGATCAGGTCTGTTTTTGTGATGGCGAGAAGTCGGGGTTTATCTTCAAGCTCAGGATTATACATTTTCAATTCATTCAAGAGAATATAATACTCGGCAGAGATATCTTCAGTATCTGCCGGAACCATAAACAAAAGGACGGAATTTCTTTCTATATGTCTGAGAAAACGCAGTCCAAGCCCCTTTCCTTCATGAGCGTTTTCGATAATGCCGGGTATATCGGCCATAATAAAAGACTTGTGGTCTCTGTATTTTACAATACCCAGATTAGGGACCAAAGTTGTAAATGGATAATTTGCTATTTCAGGTTTAGCGGCAGTTATGGAAGCCAATAAACTGCTTTTTCCGGCATTCGGGAACCCAACTAAGCCCACATCTGCAAGGACTTTCAGCTCCAGAATTTTCCATTCCTCTTTTCCGGGATCACCTGTTTGTGCGTATTCAGGACTTCTGTTGGTGGAGGATTTGTAATGTGCATTTCCCTGACCACCACGTCCGCCTGATAGAAGTATCACGGTTTGACCATGTTTCGTAATTTCAAACATGACATCACCGGTTTCAGCATCTTTAGCTACTGTTCCGAGGGGTACATCCAGAATTACATCAGAACCATAAGCTCCGCTGCTGTTACCGCCGCTTCCGTTTGTACCGGCTGATGCAATGACATGTTTTTTATACTTGAGTGGGAGCAGCGTCCACATGTGAGAATTGCCTTTCAGAATAATGTGTCCTCCTCTGCCACCATCTCCGCCATCCGGACCACCCTTACTATTCATTTTATCTCTGAAAAAATGGACAGAGCCAGCTCCGCCGGCACCTGAGCGACAGCATATTTTTACATAATCTACAAAATTCTGTTCTGCCATTTTATTTTAATCCTTAAAAATTGTCAACAATTACCATTGTATAATGATAAATTTGCAATATGTTATGTTTTACACTTTATCCAGCTCAAAACACAATCTATCCAAGATTTCTTCGACAGAACCTAAGCCATCAATCAACTTCGACTTGCCGCTTTTAGCATAATATTCGAATACCGGTGAAGTTTCATTGCGATATACTTCGATTCTTTTGCGGATAATACTTTCATCATTGTCATCTGCCCGACCGGAAGATATGCCTCTGTTCAGTATTCTGGTCACAATTTCATCATCAGGTACATCCAAAGATAATAATATTGAAACTTCTGTACTTTTTTCATTCAGAAATTTATCGAGTTCCGAAGCCTGAAAAATATTTCTCGGGAAGCCATCAAATATAATTCCTTTGGCTTCAGGATGAGCGTTGACTTTATTTTTTAGCATTCCTATTGTGACTTCATCAGGGACAAGCTGACCTTTTGCCATATATTCTTTGGCTTGAAGTCCTAATGGAGTTTTGTTACTCATTTCGTGCCTGAAAAGATCACCGGTGGAAATGTGCAAAAGACCATACCTTTCTACTAATAAGGCAGCCTGCGTGCCTTTACCTGAGCCGGGCGGGCCAAATAATATTACATTCAACATGGGTGTTTTGTAATTTCGATTAATAAATAATTTTATAAACCAACTGATCAGTTTCATTGTGGTGTCATGAAAAAATGATGAAAGATGCAAAGGTACTAAATAAAACTGCTTTCAGAAAATGTTAAGGTTTACAATTACCTTCTGTGATCGGATTTCTTTATTCTGCACTTAATTTTTTTTTTATTTTACTGAAAATCCTTCGAACCAGAGATTATATCTACCCCAAAAAGGAATCTTGATTGCCAGTAATCTGACTTACTGATGTTGTCAATCTTGACACCGGCAGAAGTAGTACTGTGAACTATCTCAAGTTCATTGTTTTTGTGACTGGCGACAATTCCAACATGTGATATTCTATCTTCGTTTCCGAAAAAGACCAGATCACCGGGTTCCAATGTCGATTTATTTTTTTGACGGCCCAGTTTGGCCTGTTGATCAGAAGATCCGGTGATATTGAAACCATGCATTCTGAAAATATAGGAAGTAAAGCCGGAACAATCAAACCCTGATTCAGGTGTTTTACCACCCGGTCTGTAATCACGTCCGGTAAGATTGAGTGCACTTAGTACTATTTCATCCCTTTTCAACAGCTCAGGTTTTGTAACTGAAACTGCTTTTTCTGATCTGGTGGATTCGGAATAGACATATTTTCGTTCCTTGTGTCTGTCCGAAGATTTTTCCTTCCGGTCATGCTTTGTAAATCGGGCTGTCCGTGAACCATAATTGGACGAATTGCACGAACTGAACAATACAACGAAAATTAAGGCACTTAAAAAGATGTTTGTACGATTTTTGGTTAATTCTAACATTTTCAATAATTTTATATATTATGTATTATTGTAATATCAAAAATAGTGCCGAAACATTTTTTTTAATATGATGAATAATCGGCTGCAAAAGTTTGAAATTTTAAATGGCACATTTTCAATGTTTTAGAGAGGTGATCTACTCTCATGAAAATTGGGAAGATTTATCCTGATTGACCAATTAAACTGTTTATGGCACTATATCACTTATCACTTATCACTTATCACTTATCATTTATCACTTATCACTTATCACTTATCATTTATCACTTATCATTTATCACTTATCATTTATCACTTATCATTTATCACTTATCATTTATCACTTATCACTTATCATTTATCACTTATCACTTATCACTTATCACTTATCATTTATCACTTATCACTTATCACTTATCACTTATCACTTATCACTTATCACTTATCACTTATCACTTATCATTTATCACTTATCACTTATCATTTATCACTTATCACTTATCACTTATCATTTATCACTTATCACTTATCACTTAACACTTATCATTAATCACTCTTCATTCGGATGATTCCCAACTATTTAGGATAATTTATTGTTGCATTCTAAGATCGATTTATGTGATGGTTAAATTTAAAAACTTAAATGCAAATGAAAACAATTTCAAATATATTTTTTATAAGAAATATCCTTATTCTGCTTGTAATTGCAATATCCTTTGCGAATTGTTCTAAAAAAACTAATAGTCTGATAATAAAAGATTACAAAACTGTTGAAGGCATTAAGATTGGTATGCCTATGAAAACAGCTATAAAAATTGCAGAAAGTAATTACGTGGCACAAAAAGTAAAAACTGCAGTACTTGATGATGCACCAGAAACGTTTGAATACGTTGTCTATAAAAATTCTTCGAAAAAGGAAACACTTTTTATATTTAATAGCGGATATGAGAAAAAAAATAAGGATTCGGTTTTCAGAATTGTATTGAAAGATCCTAAATATCTGACAGAAGAAGGAATAAAGGTGGGTATGACTGTAGAAGAGCTCAAAGCAAAAGCAAAACTTAAATCTGCCGATTTCAATTTCCAGGATGGACTTTATATTATGTCATCAAAATTTGATGGCGGTTATTGGATTGATCTGGATGCAACAAAGGATTACAAAGAGTTTAGTTTTGACAACCCGCCCCTTAAAGCTATCCCGGGTAATCTAAAAATCAAAGGAATAGTTATTTTTTAATATTCAGAAAAATTTGAATCATATTCTCTAATGGAGCAGCTTATTGCACTTGCAGAAAAGGAGATTATTGTTGGAAGAAATTCTTTTTTGAAACTTGAAGGTACTGTTGATACGAATATTTATTTTATTGAATCAGGTAGTTTGAGAATATATATGCTCAATGAAGGAGAAGAACAAATCATCCGATTTGGGTATAAAAGTGATTTTATTGTTTCATTGGACTCATTTCTAACTGGCAAGGTTTCTGAATTTTATATACAAGCCATTAAAAAGAGTGTTGTAAAAGTTATACCGAAAAGTGTATTTGATAACTTTTTGCAGGAAAATGAACAACATAAAATATTGTGGTTAAAAATTCTTGAAGATTTAATTGTCCAACAGATCGAGCGGGAAAAGGATTTACTTTACACTTCTCCGAAAGCCCGCTATGAAAGAGTAGTAAACAGATCTCCCCGATTATTTCAGGAAATTCCCGGAAAACATATAGCCAATTATCTGCGAATGAGTCCCGAGACACTATCCCGTCTGAAAAAGTCTTGATTTCAATCAATATTTAAATACATAAAGTGTTGGACTTTTGTGACAAAATAAAAAGATATGAAAGTTGAATCCGGTACTTTACTCACTGAATTGAAAAGAGAAACTATTCAAAATGCAGAATTTGCCAGATCTCTCAAAAATCTGAATGATCAGCAATTAAATTTCAGAGAAAATCCGGAAAAGTGGAGCATTCTGGAGTGTTTGGAACATTTGAATCTTTATGGCGATTACTATATTCCTGCCATCAAAAAAGCCATTCAAAATTCGAATTCTTCAACAGATGAATTCTTTGAATGTGGTTTGTTAGGAAATTATTTTGCAAATACAATGCTCCCAAAACAAAAGCTTAATAAAATGAAGACCTTTAAGGACAAAAATCCTTTGAATATTGATCTGGATAGAAATGTTATAGAACGGTTTATGCAACAACAGCATACATTAATTGACCTTCTTGAAAAATCTGAAAGCATCAGTCTGAATAAAGTCAGGATTAATATTTCTATCTCAAGGTGGATAAAGTTGAAGCTTGGAGATACATTCAGATTTGTCATCAATCATAACATACGTCATATCAGACAGATACAGGATATTGCTGACAAATTGAACATAAGTCCAATTAGTATAAAGTAGTCATATCATTTATGGAAATCACCAGATATTTACTTCAGGATGCAGTTTGATTTCATACATTATTTCTACTTTATTTTGAATTTCTTTTGCTAATTGAAGAATATCGTCACCGGATCCGCCACCATAATTTACCAGGACTAAAGCCTGATCTTTATGGACACCGATATTTCCCTTTCGGATTCCTTTAAATCCCGCCTTTTCAATCAGCCATCCGGCAGGAATTTTGACTGTATCATCAATTTGCGGATAAAAGCTAATATCTGGATAGATTATCTTTAATTTTTCAAAATGAGATTGACTGATCACAGGATTTTTAAAGAAGCTTCCTGCGTTTCCAATAATTGCCGGGTCGGGAAGTTTGGACTTTCTGATCTCAATGACAGCATCACTTACTGCTTTTACATCAGGGTTTATTATTCCTTTTTGTGACAATACGGACTGGATTGCTCCATATTCCAGCGAAAGTTTATGATTTTTTTTGGATAACTTATAACTTACGTGAGTGATAAAATATTGATTTTTATACTCATTTTTAAAGATACTTTCACGATACCCGAATTTACATTCATCTTTATAAAATATTGTTTCTGCAGATGTTTTCATATCAATTGCTGTCAGACTATGAAACACTTTTTCCTGTTCAACGCCGTAAGCACCAATATTTTGCATAGGTGCAGCGCCGACACTTCCGGGTATCAAAGATAAATTTTCGAGTCCTCCCAACTGATGGGAAAGGGACCACATTACCAGTTGGTGCCAGGATTCTCCTGCACCTACCTGAACGAGTACTTCATTTTCATTTTCATCAATGACTTTTATTCCTTTTATTTCATTTTTTAAAATAGTACAATTCTGGTCGCAGGTAAGTAAGATATTGCTCCCACCACCAAGTATTTTGTAATCATTCAGTCCTTTTGAGATTAAATCCGGAATATCCTTTTTTTTATAGATATGCACTATTTCATGAGCAACAGCATGAAGACCAAAAGAATTATAATTGTGCAGAGACTTATCCGGATTTACAAACATAAGATGCCTTGTAGAATTAAAGTTCACTTTCTGGATTTGTAATTTTTTTCAACATCGGAGTGTTAAAATCATACTGTATTCCGAAGTTAAAAGTATTTGCCTTGCTGTCAGGATTAAATCCATATCTCAGAAAGCCTTGTAAAGAAAATCCTGATATTCCAAATCCGTATCCTGCCTGAACAATATAAGTAGCAAAAAATTTTCTGCTGACTCCTTGTTCAGCAAATTTATCTGCCAGTTTATAAAGTTCTGTTTTAGAGTATTGAACACCACCTCCTATCGAAAAACCTGTTTTACCTTCTCTGTCAAAAGTGGACAGCCCTCCGAAATTAAGTTTACCCATGATAGGAAATGCAACCGTACCAAGACCTTTATAGTCACCCAATGACATTCCTAAAAGACCAATCACAGCCTGCGCTTCTGCTGAAAATGAAAATTTGGGATTTCCTATCCATATTTTAGGACCTGCACCTAAATTGAGCAGCAAACTTCCGGACGATGGTGAAGCAATACCGTCTTTTGGGTTGCTGTATCTGTGATAAATGTCATTACTTGCAGTTAATCCATAACCAAACTGAGCATGCACTAAATGAACCGTCATTAATAAAAGGGTGACAACCAAAGATTTTTTAAGAAATATTTTCATATTATTGATAATTGACAAAAGTAAAATTTAATAACAAATTTTAAATCAATTCAGTTGTGCATTCGAAACAGGACGGGTAATTAAACTTTTGGATGCAAACAAAAGATTGAATAAAAAGGCGGCAATGATAATGACTAAGAGCAGTTCAAAATTTGTCAGAAAGGAATTGTGCGCCATGATTCGATTAGAACTTGCATTCAGAGACCTGCCTTCAGAAAGTTGTATCTCTGAAAGTTGCTTGAGTTGAACCAATGCTTTTTCATACGAAAGGTCAAATTTGTTTTTCAGGGCGGATTTCTCTTCTGTCGGAACAGGTTTGTAAAAGCGCTTTCCGAGATCGTCCAATTCTGAAAATGTTTGTTTAAAATTGTTATAGGTTACGGCTTCCTGCTTTGTCAGACGGGTTAATTCGTATTGGATAAACATATCCTGCATTTCAAGATTTAATTGTTCATTTTGGGCTATTTCAAAAACTGAAACATCCTGAAATCTACAGTTTTCAGCACTCAGTTTTTTTTGAAATAATAATTCTGATATTCTGAAAATATAACTTTCTGCTACCAACCGGTCTTCATAAAATTCATTCATGGAATTCCCCAGTTGATTGATCTGTTTATTATTTATCATGTTTACAGATATCACAGCGGTTAGAATAATTAAAGTAAAAAATGCTGCTTTATGTTTCTGGTGAATCGAATACGCCCATTTCATATTTTAAGGATTAAAAGGTAAATAACTATTCAAATGGATTTGTTTGCAATATAAGATTTAAAATTTGAAAAACGCTAACAATCGATAATGTTAACAGCTGTGGCTAATCCTCCTTCTGAGGTTTCTTTATACTTTCGATGCATGTCTTTTGCTGTTTCCCACATGGTGGCGATGACATTATCCAATGGAACTTTTACATCGGAAGGATTTCTGTCCACGGCAATTTCAGCGGCATTAATAGCTTTTATTGCACCCATAGAGTTGCGTTCGATACAAGGTATCTGCACCAAACCGCCGATCGGATCACAAGTCATACCGAGATGATGCTCCATCGCAATCTCAGCAGCAATAATACATTGTTCAGGATTTGCTCCCATCAACTCAGCAAGCCCTGCTGCGGCCATTGCAGATGACACACCTATTTCTGCCTGACAACCACCCATCGCTGCGGATATAGTGGATCCTTTTTTAAAAATACTGCCTATTTCCCCGCAGGTACATAAATATTTTACAATTTCACTTTCTCCTGCATTTTTGTTTACAAATGACAAATAATACATCAATACAGCAGGAATAACCCCGGCACTCCCGTTAGTAGGGGCAGTAACAATACGTCCGAAGGAAGCATTGACTTCATTTACGCCTATGGCAAAACTGCTAATCCACTTAAAAATATCCTGAAATTCAAACTTCGTGTTTCGGATAGATGCCAGCCATTCTTCTTTATTCTGATAAACTGCATCAGGAAGTAATTTTAGATTTACAGGGGCAGCTCTCCGTCTCACATTTAAAGGTCCGGGCAGAAATCCATTTGTATGACAGCCAATGTACAATGACTCAAACATCGTTTCCCATATTCTTAAAAGTTCAGATCGGACTTCCCACTCTGGACGATCCACTTTTTCATTTTCCATCACCACCTCTGAAATATGAAGATTATGGCCGTTGCAATATCGAATCAGCTCTTTAGAGTTTTGTATTGGGAAAGGATGTGGCTTGCTTTCATCATGTTTGGTCATGTCTTCTCCTTCTCTGCAAATAAATCCTCCACCCAATGAATAATATACATCTGTATGGACATTGTGGTTGGCTTCAGTTATTCTAAATAACATGCCGTTGGCATGAAAAGGCAAAAATTCTTTTTCGAAGCGAATATCCTTCTGTGGGTCAAACCGTACCTTAAAATCAGCAATATTCAGAAAACAATCGGTTGTTATTTTTGAAATAATATCCGGAATTCTGTTTGTGTCCACTACATCCGGTTCGTAACCGGCAAGACCCATTATTACCGCCAGATCCGTCGCATGTCCTTTGCCGGTGAGCGAAAGTGAACCGTAAAGAAATACTTCCAGATGTGCATCCTGAAGTATGATTCCTTTTTTATGACACCTGTTCATAAATTGAAGGGCAGCTTTCCATGGACCCAATGTATGTGAACTGGATGGCCCGACACCAATTTTAAAAACATCAAATACGCTTATATATTCCATTGGAGAAAATGCGGTTTTTGTAAGACAAGAATTTGGACTTCAATTACAGCACAATGTTAAGCATAATGTTTCGAATATTAAAACCGTCTATTTCGTATTCCAGTTGTGAGCACACCCCAAAAAGTCTTTATTTGAAATAAAAAATAATTACATATTTATACTAAATAGATAATCAAGCGTTTATATTTAGGGTTTGGGTATGACACGTTTGATTAACATTCATTTTGTGTTTTGGGTGTGAACTCAAGTTTAGCACTGTATCGAATCCATAATTAAAGTTACAATCTGACTTATCGAAGAAATGAAATAAGTACTCCTGCAGCCACAGCACTCCCTATTACACCAGCTATGTTGCTGGACATGGCATATTGCAGAATGTGGTTGTTTGGATCATATTTAAGAGCTATGTCGTTTGCTACACGTGATGACATGGGCACTGCACTCAGACCTGTTGCACCGATCAACGGGTTTATTTTCTTCTTTGCAAACAGGTTATACGCTTTGACTGCCAATATTCCTCCGGTAACGGATAGGACAAAGGCAAAAAAACCTCCAATAATGATGAAAAGTGTCTGTGGATTCAGAAAAGTATCTGCCGTCATCGTAGCTCCGACTGTCAATCCCAAAAAAATAGTAGCGGTATTCATAATCGTTTCCGATGCTGCTGAAAACAGTCTGTGGGTGTCTGATCCGATCTCTTTGATAAGATTTCCGAAAAGTAGCATACCTACCAAAGGCACTGATGATGGAACCAATATGGCCACCAAAGCGCAAAGAACAATCGGAAAGATAATTTTTAATGTCTTAATATTGTTTATCTGGACTTTCGGCGGGAATAGTTTATCCTGTTTTTTCATGTTGATTTTCAGTTCCTTTTCTGACATGGTGAATTTTACTACCATAGGAATAATGACCGGCACAAGAGCCATATAAGAATACGCTGCAATGGCGATGGGACCTAATAAATGGGGTGCGAGAATAATACTGGTATATATTGCTGTCGGACCATCTGCTCCTCCTATGATGCCTAACGCTGCTGCTTCTTTAAGGGTGAATCCCAATAAAACTGCTGCAACCAATACTGAAAATATACCAATCTGAGCCGCTGCTCCAAAATATGCTAATCTCAGATTTCGCAACATGGGGCCAAAATCCGTCATAGCTCCAACTCCCAGAAATATAAGTGGTGGCAAGAGTCCGGTCTTTATCAAAAGATAGTACAGCATATTCATGATACCATAATCCCTGGCTATTTCAAGAATCGTTAAGTGCATAATTCCATTAGCTTCCGTTGATTGTACTACTCCCATATTTCCACCCGGAAAATTTGCCAGAAACACTCCAAATGCGATAGGTACCAGTAATAATGGCTCAAATCTTTTGTAAATGCCAAGGTATAGTAGGCACAATGCTACAAAAATCATCACTAAAGAGAACGGATTTTCAATGAGAGCACCGAAAGCCGTCATCTCATACAGACCTTTTAATATATCCATCATGTGAAATTCAGGTTAACTTTATCAATTGGTCATCCTCCTCTACATCTGCACCGTGATTTACCAGAATCTCTGAAACAGTACCACTGTGTTGTGACGTGATAGCATTAATGACTTTCATGGCTTCAATATATGCAATTGTATCTCCTTTGTTTATTTTATCACCTATCGCCACCGCTTTATCTCCCGATTGTCTGGTAAGAAAAAATTTGCCTTCTAAGGGAGAAGTAACATATTTTACACCATTGGAATTATTTGACCCGCTTGTATTCGTTTGAAGAATTTCGCTGAGATTTGGTTCTGATACTTTTACGTTGGAATCTGCTGACGGATATTGAATTTTTACATTATATTTTTCACCGTTTATTTCTAGATTCAACTCTTTGGGCTGTTGGTTGGCTACTTTTGTCGGCTCGTTCTTTGTTTGTCCCTGAACTGCAACTTTCGGGTTTTTAGCTTCTTTCTTTTTTGATAATTCATCCTCAAACTTTTGTTTTGCATCTCCCGACTTATAAGCTTCATATTGTGTAGGGTGCATGGCATATTCCATCAGTTCTTCATCATCCTGACCGGTGTCCCATCCTTTTTCTTTCATTTTTGATCGGTAATTTTCCAACTCATCAGGGTATAGATCCTGTGGATTACCGTTATAAAATGTTCGTCCCTGCGTTTTTGCCAATGACACAATATCCGGATCTACAGGTCCTGACAATTGTCCTTGCTGACCGAGAATCATGTTCCATGTGTTTTCATCTATCATAGACCATCGGTCATTTCCTTTTTCCATCTGAATAACATTCATCAAAGCAACATTTTTGACATATTGGCTGAAGGGAGTTACCAAAGGTGGATACCCCAGTTTTGGCCATGCGTACTCTACTTCATCAAATAATTTGATTAACAGATCATCCTGAGTCAATTGTGGACGATTATTTTTACTCAGCCAATTGTTGAGACTGCTTAGATTTTGTTCCAAATCAGACATCAGGCTGCCCATCATCCCGCCAGGCAAACCAGGTCCGATCAGCAATGAATTCATTTCTCTGTTTTTGGAACTGATATAATATCCCAGAAAGTCATCTATAAATTTTTGAGTAAGTGAACGCACTTGCATGTATGCCCTCATATTTATATCCGGAACAATAAAACCTGCATCTTTGAGCATAGCATGTATAGTCAATAAATCAGCATGACCGGTACCCCAGGAGATGGGTTCCATTCCGACATCAATAATATCGGCACCATTTCGGGCTGCTTCTAATGAAGAAGCAACCGAAAATCCGGGTGTAGAATGGCCATGATATTGAATAATGATGTCAGGATGTCTCTCTCTGATTCCTTTTACAATTTTACCAACAGAAACAGGACGTGCAATGCCTGCCATATCTTTCAAACAAATTTCTTCTGCTCCCAATTCGATGAAAGATTCTGCCAGATTGATAAAGTAATCAACACTATGAATAGGGGATACCGTAAGGCTAAGTGCTCCCTGAGCAATCATACCTCCTTCTTTGGCATATTGGAATGAAAGCGCAAGGTTTTGAGGATTGTTCAAACCGTCAAAGGATCGGGAGATATCTGTTCCCTGCAATTTTTTGACTTTAAACATCAGTTTTCTGACGTCAGCCGGTACAGGACTCATTCGCAAACCATTAAGCCCTCTTTCCAGCATTTGAGTCTGAACACCTGCTTCATTAAATGCTTTGGTCCATCTCCTGACAGCTATATTGGGGTTTTCGCCAAAAAGTAAATTTACCTGCTCAAAGCCTCCGCCATTGGTTTCGACTCTGGTAAAACATCCCATATCAACAATAGCCGGAGCAACTTCACACAACTGATCTGCTGTAGGCACATACTTACCCGCAGATTGCCACATATCTCTGTACACCAAAGCTAATTTTATTTCTTTACGCATCATTTTAATTGTATTTTTGATTGAGGATCACTCTATTTTCCTGATTTGTGCTACTTTGCCTTTTCCGTCTGTAATAATTTCTACCGTTGCAGTAATTGCTGCTATATTTTCAGGGGTGATTTGAGATTTTTTGGCTTTTACAAGTTCCATTCCGGGAATCGGG
The genomic region above belongs to Saprospiraceae bacterium and contains:
- a CDS encoding oxaloacetate decarboxylase, with amino-acid sequence MRKEIKLALVYRDMWQSAGKYVPTADQLCEVAPAIVDMGCFTRVETNGGGFEQVNLLFGENPNIAVRRWTKAFNEAGVQTQMLERGLNGLRMSPVPADVRKLMFKVKKLQGTDISRSFDGLNNPQNLALSFQYAKEGGMIAQGALSLTVSPIHSVDYFINLAESFIELGAEEICLKDMAGIARPVSVGKIVKGIRERHPDIIIQYHGHSTPGFSVASSLEAARNGADIIDVGMEPISWGTGHADLLTIHAMLKDAGFIVPDINMRAYMQVRSLTQKFIDDFLGYYISSKNREMNSLLIGPGLPGGMMGSLMSDLEQNLSSLNNWLSKNNRPQLTQDDLLIKLFDEVEYAWPKLGYPPLVTPFSQYVKNVALMNVIQMEKGNDRWSMIDENTWNMILGQQGQLSGPVDPDIVSLAKTQGRTFYNGNPQDLYPDELENYRSKMKEKGWDTGQDDEELMEYAMHPTQYEAYKSGDAKQKFEDELSKKKEAKNPKVAVQGQTKNEPTKVANQQPKELNLEINGEKYNVKIQYPSADSNVKVSEPNLSEILQTNTSGSNNSNGVKYVTSPLEGKFFLTRQSGDKAVAIGDKINKGDTIAYIEAMKVINAITSQHSGTVSEILVNHGADVEEDDQLIKLT
- a CDS encoding oxaloacetate decarboxylase; translation: METNLFNALSLLLVGMFTVFIILFIVVTGGQILIKLVNRLDLPIPGMELVKAKKSQITPENIAAITATVEIITDGKGKVAQIRKIE
- a CDS encoding sodium ion-translocating decarboxylase subunit beta, whose translation is MMDILKGLYEMTAFGALIENPFSLVMIFVALCLLYLGIYKRFEPLLLVPIAFGVFLANFPGGNMGVVQSTEANGIMHLTILEIARDYGIMNMLYYLLIKTGLLPPLIFLGVGAMTDFGPMLRNLRLAYFGAAAQIGIFSVLVAAVLLGFTLKEAAALGIIGGADGPTAIYTSIILAPHLLGPIAIAAYSYMALVPVIIPMVVKFTMSEKELKINMKKQDKLFPPKVQINNIKTLKIIFPIVLCALVAILVPSSVPLVGMLLFGNLIKEIGSDTHRLFSAASETIMNTATIFLGLTVGATMTADTFLNPQTLFIIIGGFFAFVLSVTGGILAVKAYNLFAKKKINPLIGATGLSAVPMSSRVANDIALKYDPNNHILQYAMSSNIAGVIGSAVAAGVLISFLR